In one Hypomesus transpacificus isolate Combined female chromosome 18, fHypTra1, whole genome shotgun sequence genomic region, the following are encoded:
- the kiaa2013 gene encoding uncharacterized protein KIAA2013 homolog isoform X1, with protein MWLQQRLKGLPGLLSSSWARRLLIGLLIFLIFYWYLGSDGALRLFGSSAQSGGVAGQCLQTEIHRWKSLVERGEGVYSTPLEKVDTPFVSGNGHILVDFESNKLWVASSTQPGSAPVHQTEYSPIVGVHLPGKRVEAQATMLWFRKGAVLSVRCLLPSTSQSVRDCVTIREEFIAHRSRPNVFLQRIHVNNPSDRTATLEVSSETPAFGSKFSASVEKIEEKDIVLSSGRVLLEKNRIVLVVVATKKLNSRIQVLAKSEYSDNVLSVVWTSEPIESSKLEETFTRLRDGAKKELGELLRADVEDVVQDHQQAWMDLFISGVEMKKITDSHTPSSHTVNTTLYYILSSTMAPLLDRRLGGEQHADLESSLNYADHCFSGHATMHAENLWPERVSSAAQILQLATLWTLTLQKRGCKVLVAAGAHGLMQGMVLSFGGLQFTENHLQFQADPDVLHNSYSLRGIHYNQDLINLAVLLDAEGKPFLHVSVKPQEKPVQLYACEAGCMNEPVELTSEVKGHTFPVMVTQPITPLLYISTHLRHLQDLRHTLHLKAIVAHEEHMANRYPGLPFIFWFSVASLITLFHLFLFKLIYNEYCGPGAKPLFRSKQVTKTSEEMTP; from the exons ATGTGGCTGCAACAAAGATTAAAGGGTCTGCCAGGGTTGCTGTCAAGCAGCTGGGCGAGAAGACTCCTTATTGGACTGTTAATTTTTCTAATATTCTACTGGTACCTGGGCTCGGATGGTGCATTGAGGCTCTTTGGTAGTTCAGCTCAGTCAGGTGGAGTTGCTGGGCAATGCCTACAGACTGAAATCCACCGGTGGAAGTCCCTTGTTGAACGAGGGGAAGGAGTTTACAGCACACCTCTGGAGAAAGTAGACACACCGTTTGTATCAGGTAATGGCCACATCCTGGTTGATTTTGAGTCTAATAAACTCTGGGTAGCCTCATCCActcagcctggctctgcccctgTGCACCAGACTGAGTATTCCCCAATAGTGGGCGTTCATCTTCCTGGCAAGCGAGTAGAGGCCCAAGCCACCATGTTGTGGTTTCGCAAAGGGGCTGTCCTGTCAGTCCGGTGTCTTTTACCAAGCACCTCGCAGTCCGTCCGTGACTGTGTTACCATCAGGGAGGAGTTCATTGCTCATCGCAGTCGTCCTAACGTGTTCCTGCAGAGGATCCACGTTAACAACCCTTCAGACCGGACTGCCACCTTGGAAGTTTCCTCTGAAACTCCCGCGTTTGGGAGTAAGTTTTCTGCCAGTGTGGAGAAGATAGAGGAGAAGGACATTGTTCTGTCATCAGGGAGAGTTCTGCTAGAGAAGAATCGCAttgtgctggtggtggtggctaCCAAGAAGCTGAACAGTAGGATCCAAGTCCTGGCCAAATCTGAGTATTCAGACAATGTTTTATCTGTGGTGTGGACCTCAGAACCCATTGAGTCTTCTAAACTGGAGGAGACCTTCACCAGGTTGAGAGACGGAGCCAAGAAGGAGCTGGGGGAGCTCCTGAGAGCAGATGTAGAAGATGTGGTTCAGGACCATCAGCAGGCTTGGATGGACCTCTTCATCTCAG GGGTGGAGATGAAAAAGATCACTGACTCGCACACGCCGTCAAGCCACACGGTAAACACCACCCTCTACTacatcctgtcctccaccatGGCACCCCTGCTGGACCGGAGGCTTGGCGGGGAGCAACATGCCGATCTGGAATCCAGCCTGAACTACGCTGACCACTGCTTCAGCGGCCACGCCACCATGCACGCTGAGAACCTGTGGCCAGAGCGCGTCAGCAGCGCGGCACAGATCCTGCAGCTGGCCACCCTGTGGACACTCACACTCCAGAAGAGGGGTTGCAAGGTTCTGGTAGCGGCTGGTGCACATGGCTTAATGCAGGGCATGGTGCTCAGTTTTGGTGGTCTCCAGTTTACCGAGAACCATCTGCAATTCCAAGCAGACCCAGACGTTCTACATAACAGCTACTCACTTCGAGGGATCCATTATAACCAGGATTTGATCAACTTAGCAGTGTTGCTGGATGCAGAGGGGAAGCCCTTTCTCCATGTGTCTGTGAAACCACAGGAGAAGCCTGTGCAGCTGTATGCTTGTGAAGCAGGATGCATGAACGAGCCTGTGGAGCTGACATCAGAAGTCAAAGGTCACACGTTCCCTGTGATGGTGACACAGCCAATCACACCACTGCTGTACATCTCCACACACCTGCGCCATCTGCAGGACCTGCGCCACACTTTGCACCTTAAGGCCATCGTGGCCCATGAGGAGCACATGGCAAACAGATACCCCGGGCTGCCCTTCATCTTCTGGTTCAGCGTGGCATCACTCATCACCCTCttccacctctttctcttcaAGCTCATCTACAACGAGTACTGTGGGCCTGGCGCCAAGCCTCTCTTCAGGAGCAAG CAGGTGACAAAGACAAGTGAGGAAATGACTCCTTAG
- the kiaa2013 gene encoding uncharacterized protein KIAA2013 homolog isoform X2 translates to MWLQQRLKGLPGLLSSSWARRLLIGLLIFLIFYWYLGSDGALRLFGSSAQSGGVAGQCLQTEIHRWKSLVERGEGVYSTPLEKVDTPFVSGNGHILVDFESNKLWVASSTQPGSAPVHQTEYSPIVGVHLPGKRVEAQATMLWFRKGAVLSVRCLLPSTSQSVRDCVTIREEFIAHRSRPNVFLQRIHVNNPSDRTATLEVSSETPAFGSKFSASVEKIEEKDIVLSSGRVLLEKNRIVLVVVATKKLNSRIQVLAKSEYSDNVLSVVWTSEPIESSKLEETFTRLRDGAKKELGELLRADVEDVVQDHQQAWMDLFISGVEMKKITDSHTPSSHTVNTTLYYILSSTMAPLLDRRLGGEQHADLESSLNYADHCFSGHATMHAENLWPERVSSAAQILQLATLWTLTLQKRGCKVLVAAGAHGLMQGMVLSFGGLQFTENHLQFQADPDVLHNSYSLRGIHYNQDLINLAVLLDAEGKPFLHVSVKPQEKPVQLYACEAGCMNEPVELTSEVKGHTFPVMVTQPITPLLYISTHLRHLQDLRHTLHLKAIVAHEEHMANRYPGLPFIFWFSVASLITLFHLFLFKLIYNEYCGPGAKPLFRSKVTKTSEEMTP, encoded by the exons ATGTGGCTGCAACAAAGATTAAAGGGTCTGCCAGGGTTGCTGTCAAGCAGCTGGGCGAGAAGACTCCTTATTGGACTGTTAATTTTTCTAATATTCTACTGGTACCTGGGCTCGGATGGTGCATTGAGGCTCTTTGGTAGTTCAGCTCAGTCAGGTGGAGTTGCTGGGCAATGCCTACAGACTGAAATCCACCGGTGGAAGTCCCTTGTTGAACGAGGGGAAGGAGTTTACAGCACACCTCTGGAGAAAGTAGACACACCGTTTGTATCAGGTAATGGCCACATCCTGGTTGATTTTGAGTCTAATAAACTCTGGGTAGCCTCATCCActcagcctggctctgcccctgTGCACCAGACTGAGTATTCCCCAATAGTGGGCGTTCATCTTCCTGGCAAGCGAGTAGAGGCCCAAGCCACCATGTTGTGGTTTCGCAAAGGGGCTGTCCTGTCAGTCCGGTGTCTTTTACCAAGCACCTCGCAGTCCGTCCGTGACTGTGTTACCATCAGGGAGGAGTTCATTGCTCATCGCAGTCGTCCTAACGTGTTCCTGCAGAGGATCCACGTTAACAACCCTTCAGACCGGACTGCCACCTTGGAAGTTTCCTCTGAAACTCCCGCGTTTGGGAGTAAGTTTTCTGCCAGTGTGGAGAAGATAGAGGAGAAGGACATTGTTCTGTCATCAGGGAGAGTTCTGCTAGAGAAGAATCGCAttgtgctggtggtggtggctaCCAAGAAGCTGAACAGTAGGATCCAAGTCCTGGCCAAATCTGAGTATTCAGACAATGTTTTATCTGTGGTGTGGACCTCAGAACCCATTGAGTCTTCTAAACTGGAGGAGACCTTCACCAGGTTGAGAGACGGAGCCAAGAAGGAGCTGGGGGAGCTCCTGAGAGCAGATGTAGAAGATGTGGTTCAGGACCATCAGCAGGCTTGGATGGACCTCTTCATCTCAG GGGTGGAGATGAAAAAGATCACTGACTCGCACACGCCGTCAAGCCACACGGTAAACACCACCCTCTACTacatcctgtcctccaccatGGCACCCCTGCTGGACCGGAGGCTTGGCGGGGAGCAACATGCCGATCTGGAATCCAGCCTGAACTACGCTGACCACTGCTTCAGCGGCCACGCCACCATGCACGCTGAGAACCTGTGGCCAGAGCGCGTCAGCAGCGCGGCACAGATCCTGCAGCTGGCCACCCTGTGGACACTCACACTCCAGAAGAGGGGTTGCAAGGTTCTGGTAGCGGCTGGTGCACATGGCTTAATGCAGGGCATGGTGCTCAGTTTTGGTGGTCTCCAGTTTACCGAGAACCATCTGCAATTCCAAGCAGACCCAGACGTTCTACATAACAGCTACTCACTTCGAGGGATCCATTATAACCAGGATTTGATCAACTTAGCAGTGTTGCTGGATGCAGAGGGGAAGCCCTTTCTCCATGTGTCTGTGAAACCACAGGAGAAGCCTGTGCAGCTGTATGCTTGTGAAGCAGGATGCATGAACGAGCCTGTGGAGCTGACATCAGAAGTCAAAGGTCACACGTTCCCTGTGATGGTGACACAGCCAATCACACCACTGCTGTACATCTCCACACACCTGCGCCATCTGCAGGACCTGCGCCACACTTTGCACCTTAAGGCCATCGTGGCCCATGAGGAGCACATGGCAAACAGATACCCCGGGCTGCCCTTCATCTTCTGGTTCAGCGTGGCATCACTCATCACCCTCttccacctctttctcttcaAGCTCATCTACAACGAGTACTGTGGGCCTGGCGCCAAGCCTCTCTTCAGGAGCAAG GTGACAAAGACAAGTGAGGAAATGACTCCTTAG